One genomic segment of Mytilus galloprovincialis chromosome 5, xbMytGall1.hap1.1, whole genome shotgun sequence includes these proteins:
- the LOC143075962 gene encoding uncharacterized protein LOC143075962, with translation MRQTRKCQSPTHPDQSAAKPSRGIPASVCKELWMTKRISLPVGSGKFNDSSERLFTTETGISNAEESDNLAFTNSECDFPLSSQDLRHFPRPQPLIGKKKTWLQERFSMLQ, from the exons ATGCGTCAAACAAGAAAGTGCCAGTCACCTACACATCCAGACCAGAGTGCTGCAAAACCAAGCAGAGGCATACCAGCATCAGTATGCAAAGAGCTATGGATGACAAAGAGAATATCTCTGCCAGTTGGTTCAG GAAAATTTAACGACAGTTCAGAAAGACTATTCACAACAGAAACAGGAATTTCAAATGCAGAAGAATCTGATAATTTAGCTTTCACCA attcagAATGTGACTTTCCACTATCATCACAGGACCTCAGACATTTTCCCAGACCACAACCTCTGATTGGGAAGAAGAAAACATGGCTCCAAGAGAGATTTTCAATGCTGCAATGA